The sequence AGCAGTCACCTTCATACTGTATTTGTGTTTGAGGTAAGCTTTAATGTAAGGCTCTAAATCACCATCCATTACACAAGTGATATCCGACGTCTCGTATCCTGTCCTTACATCCTTCACCAGTTTATACGGATGGAACAcataatttcttatttgttgGCCCCATTCTGCCTTCACTACATCTCCTCGTATTTGCTTAATCTCTGATGCCCTTTGCTCCTCAGCTATCACTAACAGCTTCGCTTTCAACCTGCTTAGAgcctttattttgtttgcaaGCTGAGATCTCTCTTCTGCATTGTAGTCAAAGAAGAAATAGAGGTCATGTGGTTGTGTTTTCAATCAGATGAACTATAAAACAAAGTTAATAACTGAACAAGTGGATGGTTAATggtgaaaactaaaaacaaactATGGGGCTAAGGGAACCTGTGCAGCGAACAGTAACACCAGTGGGGATGTGCGTAATCCGGACAGCGCTTTCAACTTTGTTCACATTCTGCCCTCCTTTCCCGCCTGCCCTTGAAAAACTTATTTCCAGGTCCTCTTCAGGTAAATCAACTTTCAACGACTCTTCAGGTAGAAGAGGCATGACGTCAATACCAGAGAAGCTTGTCTGCACGTAACTTCCAAGTTAGAACATACAATAGGATATATGTGGCAACTCCAGCCCCCTCCCTTAAAACCCCACACACCTTCGAATGTATGTGTGTGAATATACACCTGGCAAAGACCTCTAGCATTATatgtttaataatttatagTTTACAAGATAGATACCTGGCGAAGACCTTTGGCATTAAAAGGGGACTGCCTCACAATGCGGTGTGTTCCTTTCTCCCCAGACAAATACCCATAAGCATAACGACCTTCAACTTCAATTGTCGCTGACTTAATTCCAGCTTCCTCTCCTTGGGACTTCTCAACTACTCGTGTCTTGTATCTCTGCTTTTCTCCCCACCTCACATACATCCTGAGTAACATTTCAGCCCAATCCTGCACTGAGAATTATCAAAGGTttacaagaaaaacataagCATATAACTGAGAAAAGTTTTGTGAACTAAGCTGGACatgttataacttataaataaCACATGACCGTAAAAATACGCACATGGTTGATCCATCAATTTTTGGGCTATATCTAATGTGTTGAAACTTTTACCTTATATACTTCTCATGTGTTAAGTTCTTTCAGTGGTCAGGATATTCAcataaaaatcagataatgacTACTCAGAAAAAATAATCGGCTAACAGAATGGAACCCTTAGTaaattggaaggaaaaaaaaaaccacaaagcACATAATGGTGCTTTAGATTTCATTAAAGCCCTAAAGAGGAATACAAGAAAGATCCTATGGGagttaaattttggttttgatagAAACGGAACTAGTGTGGCACTATCAAGGCTAAACATTAACATGGGGACATGGCCTGTAACCATATGAAAATGAACTTCCTCTAACTTTACCACCACCATCAAAGGACTAAGCAGAAGTCCAGCCAAAGAAATGAATAGTGGATGCCAATTCAG comes from Prunus dulcis chromosome 6, ALMONDv2, whole genome shotgun sequence and encodes:
- the LOC117631306 gene encoding peptide chain release factor PrfB1, chloroplastic, which codes for MEAHLRPLCSPTAILCPKPPNSKLPQLLQRPTSYTSRFWYTVSTKLSSYCRFPPTVLLATPESQVSTGLNTDTREWAMQDFYFLRRDVETTAEHVKEIRDSACLQQLEQEVADLELKAADSSFWDDRAKAQENLSALTDVKDRIRLLNEFKSQVEDAETIVKLTEEMDSVDNGLLEEAASIIKELNKGLDQFELTQLLSGPYDKEGAVIFITAGAGGTDAQDWAEMLLRMYVRWGEKQRYKTRVVEKSQGEEAGIKSATIEVEGRYAYGYLSGEKGTHRIVRQSPFNAKGLRQTSFSGIDVMPLLPEESLKVDLPEEDLEISFSRAGGKGGQNVNKVESAVRITHIPTGVTVRCTEERSQLANKIKALSRLKAKLLVIAEEQRASEIKQIRGDVVKAEWGQQIRNYVFHPYKLVKDVRTGYETSDITCVMDGDLEPYIKAYLKHKYSMKVTAAGVV